The following proteins are co-located in the Corynebacterium kalinowskii genome:
- a CDS encoding PH domain-containing protein, whose protein sequence is MNSASPKLTTVRYLVVLPWTVIGIIAFIVCGLLINTWFFIGAAVFGLLLLWELWLIPAQVKRLGWLETENELLLTKGKLWHSFIVVPYGRIQFVDVKAGPVERAFGLKHVELHTASSTSDSTVRGLLADDADALRTRLAERAREKMSGL, encoded by the coding sequence ATGAATTCCGCATCACCAAAGCTCACCACCGTTAGATACCTCGTCGTACTGCCGTGGACGGTGATCGGGATTATCGCCTTTATTGTCTGTGGCCTCCTCATCAACACGTGGTTTTTCATCGGCGCCGCGGTATTCGGGCTCCTCCTGTTGTGGGAGCTATGGCTGATCCCTGCGCAAGTGAAGAGGCTCGGCTGGCTCGAAACCGAAAACGAGCTCCTGCTGACCAAAGGCAAGCTATGGCATTCCTTCATCGTGGTGCCGTATGGCCGCATCCAGTTCGTGGATGTGAAAGCAGGGCCTGTCGAGCGAGCCTTTGGGCTCAAGCATGTGGAGCTGCATACTGCGTCGTCGACAAGCGATTCGACCGTGCGCGGGCTGCTTGCCGACGACGCCGACGCCCTGCGCACCCGCCTGGCCGAGCGCGCGCGGGAGAAGATGAGCGGGCTGTGA
- a CDS encoding anaerobic C4-dicarboxylate transporter codes for MLASILDPASTVAIILQIAVVLFCLLLGTRYGGIGLGLISGFGLLLMVFLFGIEPGKPPVDVMLTIIAVIGCAATLQQAGGLDVMMQYAEKLLRKKPELVTILAPLTTWFLTVLCGTGHVVYTMFPIIEDIAIKKGIRPERPMAVASTSAQMGITASPVSVATVSLASILAKDAGVIDKAYSIPQILMVAIPASLAGVLLAALWSMRRGKDLDKDEAFQERLKDPEFKKLVYGSSETLLGKVFPKESFRAMWAFFIAIGTVVILGAFENLRPAFEGKKGMEPLSMNLVIQMVMLVAGAFILIFCKVESGKIANTAVFKAGMTAVFSVFGVAWMADTFFQVHIDALKSSLGGVVETAPWAYALVLLIVSKLVNSQAAALVAIAPIGLQLGVAPEMIVGFYGAAYGYFILPTYPSDLACIGFDKTGTTRIGKYVLNHSFIIPGFISVITSCVVGSLLATALL; via the coding sequence GTGCTCGCCTCGATTCTCGACCCAGCCTCAACGGTTGCGATCATCCTCCAGATCGCTGTCGTACTATTCTGCCTCCTGCTAGGCACCCGCTACGGCGGCATCGGACTGGGCCTCATTTCCGGTTTCGGCCTACTGCTCATGGTGTTCCTGTTCGGCATCGAGCCGGGCAAACCACCAGTCGACGTCATGCTCACCATCATCGCGGTCATCGGCTGTGCTGCCACGCTGCAACAGGCAGGCGGTCTCGACGTGATGATGCAATACGCGGAAAAGCTACTGCGCAAGAAGCCGGAGTTGGTCACCATCCTGGCTCCGCTCACCACCTGGTTCCTCACTGTGCTCTGCGGTACTGGCCATGTCGTCTACACCATGTTCCCGATCATCGAGGACATTGCCATCAAGAAGGGCATCCGCCCGGAGCGCCCAATGGCCGTCGCTTCTACCTCCGCCCAGATGGGCATCACGGCCTCGCCAGTGTCTGTGGCAACCGTCTCGCTGGCCTCGATCCTGGCTAAGGATGCCGGAGTCATCGACAAGGCATACTCGATTCCGCAGATCCTCATGGTCGCCATCCCTGCTTCCCTCGCTGGCGTCCTGCTCGCAGCCCTGTGGTCCATGCGTCGCGGCAAGGATCTGGACAAGGACGAAGCTTTCCAAGAGCGTTTGAAGGACCCAGAGTTCAAAAAGTTGGTGTACGGATCCTCCGAGACGTTGCTCGGCAAGGTCTTCCCAAAGGAATCCTTCCGTGCCATGTGGGCCTTCTTCATCGCCATCGGCACAGTTGTCATCCTTGGCGCATTTGAAAATCTTCGCCCAGCCTTCGAAGGCAAGAAGGGCATGGAGCCACTGTCCATGAACCTGGTTATCCAGATGGTCATGCTGGTCGCTGGTGCATTCATCCTGATCTTCTGCAAGGTGGAGTCTGGAAAGATCGCCAATACTGCAGTGTTCAAGGCCGGCATGACCGCCGTGTTCTCCGTGTTCGGCGTCGCTTGGATGGCTGATACCTTCTTCCAGGTCCACATCGATGCTCTGAAGAGCTCCCTCGGCGGCGTGGTCGAAACCGCACCATGGGCCTACGCTCTCGTCCTGCTGATCGTGTCCAAGCTGGTTAACTCCCAGGCAGCTGCCCTCGTCGCAATCGCGCCGATCGGTCTCCAATTGGGTGTGGCACCTGAAATGATCGTAGGTTTCTACGGCGCAGCCTACGGCTACTTCATCCTGCCGACGTACCCATCCGATCTCGCCTGCATCGGCTTCGACAAGACCGGTACCACTCGCATCGGCAAGTACGTCCTCAACCACTCCTTCATCATCCCGGGCTTCATCTCGGTGATCACGTCGTGTGTGGTGGGCTCTCTCCTCGCCACGGCGCTGCTCTAA
- a CDS encoding trimeric intracellular cation channel family protein, producing MISFLKILWIIGITAEGMTGALAAGKQKMDLFGVAVIASVTAIGGGSIRDMLLGNYPLSWVAEPQYLVLIWVAAFITVGMPFLLENFRWAFLILDAIGLSAFAVIGTEVALHLGHGFIIATVASVITGVFGGVIRDILCSRIPLVFQKELYASVAILATCVHFLLTWLGASPILTAAVSVIVAVTVRLLAIWKGWALPVFDYQERPSAQE from the coding sequence ATGATTTCTTTTCTGAAGATCTTGTGGATCATCGGTATTACCGCCGAAGGTATGACTGGTGCGCTCGCCGCAGGCAAACAGAAGATGGACTTGTTCGGCGTCGCGGTGATCGCCTCCGTGACCGCCATCGGCGGCGGGTCGATTCGCGACATGCTCCTCGGTAATTACCCGCTGTCCTGGGTAGCGGAACCGCAGTATCTGGTGCTGATCTGGGTCGCCGCTTTCATCACCGTAGGCATGCCCTTCCTATTGGAAAACTTCCGTTGGGCTTTCCTGATCCTGGACGCCATCGGCCTATCCGCCTTCGCCGTGATCGGCACCGAAGTTGCGCTCCATCTCGGCCACGGCTTCATTATCGCTACGGTCGCCTCAGTGATCACCGGAGTGTTCGGCGGTGTCATCCGCGATATCTTGTGCAGCCGAATCCCGTTGGTGTTTCAAAAAGAGCTCTACGCTTCAGTGGCCATTCTGGCCACCTGCGTTCACTTTCTCCTTACCTGGCTCGGTGCCTCCCCGATTCTCACTGCGGCAGTGTCGGTCATCGTGGCAGTGACCGTCCGACTGCTCGCCATTTGGAAGGGCTGGGCACTTCCGGTGTTTGATTACCAGGAACGCCCCTCTGCTCAGGAGTGA
- a CDS encoding error-prone DNA polymerase — protein sequence MEWNGGPVGFNGRPLSWSKLEKILSGRQVETPVSVLHAGSPVDDVRPTVRGDFVELHARSSYNFLVGASDPEDLVARAVELGMPALGIIDRDGFFGAVKFAEAATQAGIKTVFGAELSLIDAPLTILARSPEGYRRLSHVISAARMAGGAKDTCSYPPLEELGVHAQHWVVLADHRWFPAVDALVSVFGVGNVVLEHQALMLPSDADRLAELRQLQDKYGLQGIMSGMPTAATRADARLAAAKAALKLRLDVGRAEPELHPVGGAWLRSEAVLRQAVPDASDLIDYTVTLAETCAFTLDLVAPNLPHWDVPEGHTEMSWLAHLTWQRFDGRYATRTEEVQEQAKKQIAYELSVIENLGFPGYFLIVMDLVDFCRSSNILCQGRGSAANSAVCFALGITAVEPIQAGLLFERFLSPDRDGPPDIDIDIESGRREEVIQYVYGKYGRENAAQVANVITYRRKGAIRDAGRALGYPQGSCDAWSRGVAEPPQRVLELAAQFQGQPRHLGIHSGGMVICDRPIADVVPVEWARMENRSVVQWDKDDCASAGLVKFDLLGLGMLEALHHMVDLVLAHQGVTVNLWDLDLADPAVYAMLSKADSVGVFQVESRAQMSTLPRLKPRTFFDLVVEVALIRPGPIQGGSVHPYIRRRNGEEPVTFDHPCLKRALEKTLGIPLFQEQLMQMARDAAGFSGAEADALRRAMGSKRSPAKMAALKERFYTGLKETNGIDGSVADNLWNKMVAFAAYGFPESHSQSFASLVYFSAWFKCHYPAEFCVGLLRAQPMGFYSPQSLIQDARRHGVKIRPISVNDSGVEADCPNGEIRLGLNLVHGLGDDAAARVEAAAPFAGVADLARRASLSVAQTEALARAGALDCFGLSRRQALWEAGVAATENEGMLPGLSAISAPSLPGMNAFALLVADIASTGVTHDKQPMEMLRAGLAAQGVVPASGLLSVADGTRIRVAGVVTHRQRPQTAGGVTFMGLEDETGLINVMISPGLWARDKLVARTSKALLIRGIIQNSTGAPTLVADRLEPLAFGEWISRGSRDFR from the coding sequence ATGGAATGGAATGGGGGACCCGTCGGCTTTAATGGTCGGCCACTGAGCTGGTCAAAGCTCGAAAAGATCCTCAGTGGTCGGCAGGTGGAGACGCCCGTATCGGTGCTGCATGCCGGTTCCCCCGTGGATGATGTTCGCCCTACCGTGCGAGGGGACTTTGTCGAACTCCACGCCCGCAGTTCCTACAATTTCCTCGTCGGTGCGTCGGATCCAGAGGATCTGGTGGCCCGCGCGGTGGAACTCGGCATGCCCGCCCTTGGGATCATTGACCGCGACGGTTTCTTCGGCGCGGTCAAGTTCGCGGAAGCCGCCACTCAGGCGGGTATCAAGACGGTGTTTGGTGCGGAACTTTCGCTTATCGACGCCCCCCTCACCATCCTCGCCAGGTCTCCCGAAGGCTACCGGCGCCTCTCACACGTCATCTCTGCGGCTCGTATGGCTGGGGGAGCGAAGGATACGTGTAGCTACCCGCCGCTTGAAGAGCTCGGGGTGCACGCCCAGCACTGGGTTGTTCTAGCTGATCACCGGTGGTTTCCGGCAGTAGATGCTTTGGTGTCTGTCTTTGGCGTGGGCAACGTGGTGCTGGAGCACCAGGCGCTCATGCTGCCCAGTGATGCCGATCGCTTGGCTGAACTGCGTCAATTGCAGGATAAATATGGGCTGCAGGGGATCATGTCGGGAATGCCCACTGCTGCCACCCGGGCGGACGCGCGCCTAGCTGCAGCGAAGGCAGCGCTCAAACTACGCCTTGATGTGGGGCGCGCCGAGCCTGAGCTGCACCCCGTGGGTGGGGCGTGGCTGCGCTCGGAGGCAGTGCTGCGGCAGGCGGTACCGGACGCCAGTGACCTCATCGACTACACCGTGACACTCGCGGAGACGTGCGCCTTCACACTGGATCTGGTGGCGCCGAATCTCCCACACTGGGATGTGCCGGAGGGACACACGGAGATGAGCTGGTTGGCGCATCTAACCTGGCAGCGCTTCGATGGTCGGTACGCCACCCGCACCGAAGAGGTGCAAGAACAGGCGAAGAAGCAAATCGCCTATGAGCTGTCAGTGATCGAGAACTTGGGTTTTCCGGGCTATTTCCTCATTGTTATGGACCTGGTGGATTTTTGCCGGTCGTCAAACATTTTGTGCCAGGGGCGCGGCTCGGCAGCGAACTCCGCGGTGTGCTTCGCGCTGGGTATCACCGCGGTGGAGCCGATCCAGGCTGGCCTGCTCTTCGAGCGCTTCCTTTCTCCGGACCGCGACGGTCCGCCGGACATTGACATTGACATCGAATCGGGGCGTCGCGAGGAAGTGATTCAGTATGTCTACGGCAAGTACGGGCGCGAGAATGCGGCGCAGGTGGCGAACGTGATCACCTATCGCCGCAAGGGGGCAATCCGCGATGCTGGGCGCGCGCTCGGTTATCCGCAAGGCAGCTGCGATGCTTGGTCGCGTGGTGTCGCAGAGCCTCCCCAGCGCGTGCTGGAGCTCGCGGCGCAGTTCCAGGGACAGCCGCGCCACCTGGGCATTCACTCTGGTGGCATGGTGATCTGCGACCGTCCCATCGCCGATGTGGTGCCCGTGGAGTGGGCTCGCATGGAAAACCGCTCCGTGGTGCAGTGGGACAAGGATGACTGCGCCTCCGCGGGGCTGGTCAAGTTTGACCTGCTGGGCCTGGGCATGCTGGAAGCGCTGCACCACATGGTGGACCTGGTGCTAGCCCACCAGGGAGTCACAGTGAACCTGTGGGACCTCGACCTTGCCGACCCCGCCGTCTACGCCATGCTGTCGAAAGCCGATTCCGTGGGCGTCTTCCAGGTCGAATCCCGCGCCCAAATGTCCACGCTGCCACGCCTGAAGCCCCGCACGTTCTTCGACCTGGTGGTGGAAGTTGCCCTCATCCGTCCCGGTCCCATCCAGGGCGGTTCGGTGCACCCCTATATCCGGCGTCGCAACGGCGAGGAACCAGTCACCTTCGATCACCCGTGCCTCAAGCGCGCGCTTGAGAAGACCTTAGGCATCCCGCTGTTTCAGGAGCAGCTCATGCAGATGGCCCGCGATGCCGCTGGGTTTTCCGGTGCGGAAGCGGACGCTTTACGACGCGCCATGGGCTCCAAACGATCGCCCGCAAAGATGGCGGCCCTAAAGGAGCGCTTCTATACGGGGCTGAAGGAGACCAACGGGATCGACGGGTCCGTTGCCGACAATCTGTGGAATAAGATGGTGGCCTTTGCCGCCTACGGTTTCCCGGAATCCCACTCCCAGTCCTTCGCTAGCCTGGTGTATTTTTCCGCTTGGTTTAAGTGTCATTACCCGGCGGAATTTTGTGTCGGGCTGCTGCGCGCGCAACCGATGGGCTTCTACTCGCCGCAGTCGTTGATTCAGGATGCGCGCAGGCATGGGGTGAAGATTCGGCCCATTTCGGTGAACGATTCCGGTGTGGAGGCTGACTGCCCGAATGGGGAGATCCGGCTGGGGTTGAACCTTGTCCATGGGTTGGGCGATGACGCGGCCGCCCGAGTGGAAGCCGCCGCGCCATTTGCCGGGGTCGCTGACTTGGCGCGCCGGGCATCGCTATCCGTGGCGCAAACGGAAGCGTTAGCCCGGGCCGGTGCACTGGATTGCTTTGGGCTCAGTCGTCGGCAAGCCCTGTGGGAGGCCGGAGTGGCTGCCACCGAAAACGAGGGAATGCTGCCGGGCCTCTCGGCCATTTCCGCGCCGTCATTGCCTGGCATGAATGCATTTGCACTGCTCGTAGCTGATATTGCGTCCACCGGGGTGACCCATGACAAGCAGCCGATGGAGATGCTGCGTGCCGGGCTGGCTGCTCAAGGGGTCGTACCAGCTTCTGGGCTGTTGAGCGTGGCGGACGGGACGCGGATTCGGGTTGCGGGCGTCGTTACGCACCGACAGCGACCACAGACCGCCGGGGGAGTGACCTTCATGGGACTCGAGGATGAGACCGGGCTGATCAACGTAATGATCTCGCCGGGGCTGTGGGCGCGGGACAAACTGGTGGCGCGTACCTCGAAGGCGCTGCTTATCCGCGGGATTATCCAGAATTCGACCGGCGCGCCCACCCTCGTGGCGGATCGGCTGGAGCCCCTGGCATTTGGCGAGTGGATTTCTCGAGGATCGCGGGACTTTAGATAA
- a CDS encoding MetQ/NlpA family ABC transporter substrate-binding protein, with amino-acid sequence MNLRRTAALGLATILAATSLTACGRGASDTDAIKLGTTEADMGYWSVFIDEADKAGLKIETKQFADYNTPNRALAEGEIDANLFQHLKFLSEHNAASGDNLLPIGSTQIVPLALYWKGHNSIDGIEGQDVAVPNDPSNQGRAINVLVQAGLITLKTPGLVTPTPADIDEAASKVKIVAVDSAQTPAVYNEGKPAVINNTFLERASIDPGLAVFKDDPNSTEAEPYINAIVVREDKVNDEKLAKLVDVYHTEAVQKALAEDSKGTSVEVKRDKEDLKKIVERLEADAKK; translated from the coding sequence ATGAACCTCCGCCGTACCGCCGCCCTCGGGCTGGCCACCATCCTCGCCGCCACCTCACTCACCGCTTGCGGTCGAGGTGCCTCCGACACGGATGCAATTAAGCTCGGCACCACCGAAGCCGACATGGGCTACTGGTCGGTATTCATCGACGAGGCTGACAAGGCTGGCCTCAAGATCGAGACCAAGCAGTTTGCAGATTACAACACCCCGAACCGCGCGCTCGCCGAGGGTGAAATTGACGCTAACCTCTTCCAGCACCTCAAGTTCCTCTCCGAGCACAATGCCGCTTCCGGCGACAACCTGCTGCCTATCGGCTCCACTCAGATCGTGCCGCTGGCGCTGTACTGGAAGGGCCACAACTCTATCGACGGCATCGAGGGCCAGGACGTCGCCGTCCCTAACGACCCTTCCAACCAGGGCCGCGCCATCAACGTGCTCGTGCAGGCTGGGCTGATCACCCTCAAGACCCCAGGTCTGGTTACTCCTACCCCAGCTGACATCGATGAGGCTGCTTCCAAGGTCAAGATCGTCGCTGTAGATTCCGCACAGACCCCAGCGGTCTACAACGAGGGCAAGCCTGCCGTCATCAACAACACCTTCCTGGAGCGCGCCAGCATCGATCCAGGCCTGGCCGTGTTCAAGGATGACCCGAACTCCACCGAGGCCGAGCCGTACATCAATGCCATCGTGGTTCGCGAGGATAAGGTAAATGACGAAAAGCTCGCTAAGCTTGTCGATGTTTACCACACCGAAGCCGTCCAAAAGGCGCTCGCCGAGGATTCCAAGGGCACATCTGTCGAGGTCAAGCGCGACAAGGAAGACCTGAAGAAGATCGTCGAGCGACTCGAAGCTGACGCAAAGAAGTAA
- a CDS encoding methionine ABC transporter ATP-binding protein codes for MTDASRPGTRIEFRDITKVFRTGKKTLNALDGITLTVEPGEVIGIIGYSGAGKSTLVRLINGLETATSGQLLLDDIDVVGMSEKKLRSLRRDIGMIFQQFNLFSSRTAAGNVAYPLELAGMPKKEREARVKELLDFVGLGDKAGHYPEQLSGGQKQRVGIARALATQPRLLLADEATSALDPETTHDVLELLRRVNEEFGITIVVITHEMDVVRSIADKVAVMEAGKVVEYGSVYNVFSDPQTAVAQRFVATSLRNTPDMVESDELLRRPGRIFTINLTEETGFFAAAAEAAPAGVNINIVHGGVTTLQHHSFGKVTVQLTGPDDAIEKFYQSVSANAEVQEIKR; via the coding sequence GTGACCGACGCATCCCGTCCCGGCACTCGCATCGAGTTCCGGGACATCACCAAAGTCTTCCGCACCGGAAAGAAGACCCTCAACGCGCTCGACGGCATCACCCTGACCGTCGAACCGGGCGAGGTCATCGGCATCATCGGCTACTCGGGCGCAGGCAAGTCCACGCTCGTGCGCCTGATTAATGGCCTCGAGACTGCCACGTCTGGGCAGCTGCTTCTCGACGACATCGATGTCGTCGGCATGTCGGAGAAGAAACTCCGCTCCCTCCGCCGCGACATCGGCATGATCTTCCAGCAATTCAATCTGTTCTCCTCCCGCACCGCGGCTGGAAACGTGGCGTATCCGCTGGAGCTGGCCGGGATGCCGAAGAAGGAGCGTGAGGCTCGGGTCAAGGAGCTGCTTGACTTCGTCGGACTCGGAGACAAAGCAGGCCACTACCCTGAGCAGCTGTCGGGCGGCCAGAAGCAGCGCGTCGGCATTGCTCGCGCTCTCGCCACCCAGCCACGCTTGCTGCTCGCGGACGAGGCCACCTCGGCACTCGACCCAGAAACCACGCATGACGTGCTGGAACTGCTGCGCCGCGTGAATGAGGAATTCGGCATCACTATCGTCGTGATCACCCACGAGATGGACGTAGTGCGTTCCATCGCCGACAAGGTCGCTGTGATGGAGGCCGGCAAGGTGGTCGAATATGGCAGCGTCTACAACGTGTTCTCCGACCCTCAGACGGCCGTCGCCCAGCGCTTCGTGGCAACCTCCCTGCGCAACACTCCGGACATGGTGGAGTCTGACGAGCTGCTGCGCCGACCAGGGCGCATCTTCACCATCAATCTCACCGAGGAAACCGGCTTCTTCGCGGCCGCCGCCGAAGCCGCCCCGGCGGGAGTGAACATCAACATCGTCCACGGCGGCGTCACCACGCTGCAGCACCACTCCTTTGGCAAGGTGACGGTGCAGCTCACCGGGCCTGACGACGCCATCGAGAAGTTCTACCAGTCGGTATCTGCCAATGCTGAGGTTCAGGAGATCAAGCGATGA
- a CDS encoding methionine ABC transporter permease: MNETILAANWDRIGDSFVTAIIDTLYMVSITMVAGGIFGLILGILLYTTRSGGILQSKPVYWLLNVLVNFVRPIPFIILIAFIGPLTKLAIGSTIGIDAATFVMSVAATFGVARIVEQNLVAIDPGVIEAARAMGASPWRIIRTVIIPEALGPLILGFTFIFIAVVDMSAMAGYIGGGGLGDFAIQYGYRSFDTEVTLAATAVIIVIVQIAQLLGNTLSKKIMRR; encoded by the coding sequence ATGAACGAGACTATCCTCGCAGCTAACTGGGATCGAATCGGCGATTCTTTCGTCACAGCGATCATTGACACCCTTTACATGGTGTCCATCACCATGGTCGCTGGCGGCATCTTTGGCCTGATCCTGGGCATCTTGCTCTACACCACTCGCTCTGGCGGCATCCTGCAAAGCAAGCCGGTGTATTGGCTGCTCAACGTCCTGGTGAACTTCGTCCGCCCGATCCCGTTCATCATCCTGATCGCGTTCATCGGCCCGCTGACCAAACTGGCCATCGGCTCCACCATCGGTATCGATGCCGCGACCTTCGTGATGTCGGTCGCCGCTACCTTTGGTGTCGCTCGCATCGTCGAGCAGAACTTGGTCGCTATTGATCCAGGGGTTATCGAAGCCGCCCGCGCGATGGGCGCCTCCCCATGGCGTATCATCCGCACCGTGATCATCCCTGAGGCTCTCGGACCACTGATCCTCGGCTTCACCTTCATCTTCATCGCCGTGGTCGATATGTCTGCGATGGCCGGCTACATCGGCGGCGGCGGACTGGGTGACTTCGCCATCCAATACGGCTACCGTTCCTTCGACACCGAAGTCACCTTGGCAGCAACCGCCGTAATCATCGTGATCGTGCAGATCGCGCAGCTGCTGGGTAACACACTGTCGAAGAAGATCATGCGCCGATAG
- a CDS encoding protein adenylyltransferase SelO family protein, which translates to MKPEFPIAEALPELAYPARGEDTPSPELLILNEPLARDLGLDPSWLRSAEGVKYLLGQAGGFALAYAGHQFGQYNPLLGDGRALLLGTFQGYEVQAKGTGRTPFSRGGDGRGPLDAMLREYLISEYMHAVGIPTTRALAVLTTGRKIQRRMVVPAGVVVRVARSHLRVGTFELVRNNGTPDMQARLEEYAWSLFPGGVNAVAERQCRTVAEWMGIGFVHGVMNTDNTSISGETLDYGPCAFLDMHDPAASFSSIDTQSRYTYGRQPAILQWNLAQLGFSGDFVSLFSDALQQVFARKLGTPDPAKINEWFASLAGKDHTLAHASLEGENPQVIPRNFVVQRALDAANEGDLRPFEELHAVLLRPYEKPPAEYQQTAEVYTTYCGT; encoded by the coding sequence ATGAAACCCGAGTTCCCCATCGCCGAGGCCTTGCCCGAGCTTGCTTACCCGGCTCGCGGCGAGGATACCCCCAGCCCCGAGCTGCTCATTCTCAACGAACCTCTCGCCCGTGATCTCGGACTCGATCCTTCCTGGCTGCGCTCCGCCGAGGGCGTGAAATACCTCCTCGGGCAGGCGGGCGGGTTCGCGCTCGCCTACGCCGGCCACCAGTTCGGCCAGTACAACCCGCTGCTTGGCGACGGCCGTGCCCTCCTTCTCGGCACCTTCCAGGGCTACGAGGTCCAAGCAAAGGGGACGGGTCGCACCCCGTTTTCCCGTGGCGGCGACGGCCGCGGGCCGCTGGACGCGATGCTCCGGGAGTACCTGATCTCTGAGTACATGCACGCCGTCGGCATTCCGACGACCCGCGCGCTGGCGGTGCTCACCACGGGCCGAAAAATCCAGCGTCGCATGGTCGTGCCGGCCGGGGTAGTGGTGCGCGTGGCGCGTTCGCACCTGCGGGTCGGAACCTTCGAATTGGTGCGAAACAACGGTACGCCCGACATGCAGGCCCGGTTGGAAGAATATGCCTGGTCGCTGTTCCCGGGCGGCGTCAACGCGGTAGCGGAGCGGCAGTGCCGCACGGTGGCGGAATGGATGGGCATCGGCTTCGTTCACGGCGTGATGAACACCGACAACACGTCGATTTCTGGTGAAACCCTCGACTATGGTCCGTGCGCGTTCCTAGATATGCACGATCCCGCTGCAAGCTTTAGCTCCATCGACACGCAGAGTCGCTACACCTATGGCCGCCAACCTGCGATTTTGCAGTGGAATCTCGCGCAATTGGGCTTTAGTGGCGACTTTGTCAGTCTCTTTTCCGATGCCTTGCAACAGGTGTTTGCCCGCAAGCTAGGAACTCCGGATCCGGCGAAGATCAACGAGTGGTTCGCGTCCCTGGCAGGCAAGGACCACACCCTGGCGCATGCTTCCTTGGAAGGGGAGAACCCGCAGGTCATCCCGCGTAACTTCGTGGTTCAGCGCGCCCTGGACGCAGCGAACGAAGGTGATCTGCGGCCATTCGAAGAGCTGCACGCTGTCTTGCTACGGCCATACGAAAAGCCGCCTGCTGAATATCAACAGACGGCTGAGGTATACACCACGTATTGCGGCACTTAG